Below is a window of Veillonella rodentium DNA.
TACACATAATGGCTTGTCATTATCAATAACAATACGACTTTGATAATCTTCCCCAAGAATATCGTTTACAAAGTCTTTTTCGCTATAGTTTGAATTTTTTCGATTGATATATTTAACCTCTAAGGCATCTATCGAACGTAAGTTGATATATAAATCACGAATTAAAGAAACGTGCTTAGAGGGGCAAATATTACATTCCATGAACATTTGGGAAACCACCGCCAATTTCTACCTCTCTTGTAACCGCTAATAGGTTAAATGGGAAAGGTTTTGAGTGCTTTATGCAAATTTCTGTATTTGTATTAACGCTAGTTGCTATCTTAGGTAATATTATTACAGTATCACCAGTAAATAGCGATTTAGGTTTTAAAATTAAATCGTCTACATCATCAAATGTTTTACCTACGCTGCCACCATACGAACGATATAAACGTAACGCAACTCGTGTTATAGTTACCAACCTACATTGCAACGTGCCATCGTTTATTTGTTGCTCTACGCTAGGTATTTTTATTTTAGTAGTGTATGGTAACCCAACAGTAATTACATTTGCTTTACCATCTAATTTAATAACACCAGTTGGTGGTACTACCCTAGATGGCATTTGTTGTCCATCAACTACTATATCTACCATTTGCCCTACTAGATGAGGTGCGTTGATGTAATCGGTCTTAATTGAATTATCGACTTTAACATAGCAGTCTAGGAACACATCGGAGTTATCTTCTGTGTACAACGGAATACTACGTTCAATACATTTCACATTCTTATTATTAATCACACGATCTACTACAAAATAGATTGTGTCTTGTTCACCCTCTGCCACACTCTCTACATATCGGTATTTACCATTTGTAACAAAATGCGACCACCCATACACCTTTTGTTCAGGTATGTAGGTTAAGCAATTCAACTGTCCATCATCTCGAACGTAGTAAATAATACTGTCAGGGTCTTGTGCATAAGCACTTGTTACCGCTACATGACCTTTAACTAATGTCTTAACAAATAGTGTTAAGTCTTGCCCTGTGTAGTTGTCGCTCTCGTAAGAGTAACCCATATCACGAACAGTACCGCCACGCTCTTGAACGAATACGCATCTATTACCGATAAACTGTGGTTCACATTTCAATGCACCACGTTGTGTTTGTGTTTTAAGGTAACAGTTAGTAGGTGTAATAGTCTTGCTCCCATCTACTATCCATTCATTACCGCTTGTTAAAACAATCAAGTCATTAGCTGGTACAAGGTGTCTAATTTCATACATCTTGCGGTTGATTACTGGTAGTGTGATTGCACTATCATCTGTGATTGTACCGCCTACTTTTTCAACCCCAAAGTTAGGATAATCACCAGTACGGCTAAGCCAAATATAGTTAGGCTTACTATCAGTAGCAGCGACCACAAATCGGTCTTGATAGAATGTGCATAACTTTGGATAACCTCTACCCCTATTCCAACTGCCTAACTTCCATTGGTGGCTAGGTTCACCCTCTTTAATACCATTCAGAACATTAACCTTTGCATTCTTAGCATCGGTTACGCTTTTAAGCTCAACGATACCATATTGAGTGAATGGCATGATAGATAAGTCGCAATTTACAGAACCACCTTTAATATCGGAGATATATTTTAACCTTGCTCCAGCCTCTATCTTACCTGTATCAGTAACATTGTAGTCATTCTTAGATGTGTACGTTCTGTAGTCTTTCCATGTTTGTCCATCGTTGTTAGAAATCTGTAGTTTTACAGTACCCTCCCATGTACCATGCGTTGTGAATTTCCATGATAATTCTGCATCGGTACTAAACGTGCCAACATTGTAATTGATGTTGTTATAGGTCTTTTCGGTTGTTTCTCCGCCAAGGTAATTTTTTCTAACCTTTTTCTCTACAACTTCGCCAGCGGACTTAGTGTGTACCGCCTCTACATAGTAAGCAATCTGAATAACACTACCTACCATATCTTGTGTGAAGAGGTCTTTTGTAGATGTGATCGTATCGCCATTAACAGTTAATGTATGTCCATTATCGGTATTGATTTCATCATAAGGTTGTTCAGTTAGCTTGTATGCACTCATTCGCCAGTCAGTATCGCTATATCGTGATAGCGTTTGAATAGGATATTTACCGCTACAAATGAACATTACATCGCCACTTTGTATGCAGTTTAATTCGCCTACAACGTCCGCCTCAAATGGTGTCGCTACTTCAACATTTGTATACACACAATTTCGCCACACCCTAACATATCTATCACCAAATTCAAGCATGAACGATTGGTTCTTATTGGTGGTAAATTCAAACAGTCTAACAGGTTTATCATTGTACTTAGCATAACCAATAAACTGCGAACCTTGCCTACGTGCCACCGCTCCATAAGGTCTGATTACCGCATTTTCAGCAAGCAGTAATGCACTTTTATATTGTTCTAAGTCAAATCGACTAGATACATCAGGCGATACCTCGCCTGTAGTAAATGCGACTTGTCCGATAAACATCGGTTGCATATTACCAACTCCTTGCTTTCAAATAGCTAGATACATAAGGCATATCTAGTCTACGTTCTTTTGCGCTCATAGATTTTGCCTCTTGTAATGCTGCTTGATATAACTTGTATGATTGGTCGAATAAACCACTATTACCAGTCAACGGCATAGCTAAATCAGATGCCATCTTACACACCAACGCTTTAACGAATATAGGGTTCATTACATCAGCATCGGTTATATCGTACACATAATCAATATGCATCAATGGCACATCAGATACGATGTACTTTGTATTGTTATCAGTTAGGTAAACATCATATTCACGTTGCTTTTCCGCTCGGTATCGTTCACCTTGTGGAATTACCGCAAGGATGCGAACACACTTTTCAGGGTATGCATACACATAACCCCAACCATCTATCTTATGTTCAGATAGCACCGCTCGTTCACGCTTTCGTGCAAAGTTCCACTCAAACTGCTCTAGCAATACTCTACGTGTTAGATCATAATGCAATCTGCATTGTCTAGCAGGTTCTGTTTCTTCCGTCATGGAACGTATTCTACCTGCATTGATAAGCGATAATGCTTGATTACAAATATCAGTAGGTGTCATATTTCCACCTTTCTATAAAAAAAGAGGGGGCAAAATACCCCCTCGTTCAATTATTCAGCAGTTTCTTCCGCTTTTTTACCACGTTTCTTTGGTGTAGTTTCTACAGTTTCTTCTGTAGGTTCTACTTCTGCGACTTCTTCTGCACCAACAGTTTCAAACAAATCTTTGAAGTAGTCTTTATCGTATTCAGCTACTTCTTCTTTTGTAAATTCAACTGTTGTTCCCTCTTCAATTAAACCCTTTGTATTATGATAAAGGGTTACTTTTGCAACGTATTCCATATTAACCACCTTATTTAATATTAATGCCACTTGTTAAGAATGCGGAGATTTGACCGCCAGTCATATTATTGGCATTTACTTTGATATATTTCTTAGCACCATTAGCCAAACGTACTTTGTATTCTGTACCAGCTGGAGCATTAGCAGCCATAGTAATGCCATGTAATAATACCGCATTAGCCATGTTTTCAGTATCAGAAGTGTACACGTTAAATAAAGGTGTGCCTGTTACTGTTTTGTCGATACGAATTACAAGGAATAAGTTAGGGTCAGCATCGCCACCATTACCATTCATCACTACATCGGAGTTAGTGTTTGTTGTAATGTCTTTTTTGAAAAAGAATGTATTTTGAGTATCAATAATCATATATATTTATCCCCCTATTAATTAAGCAGTAACTCGTGCTTCTGTGGAAAGCAATGCATCGATTTTACGTACTGGAATACCATTAGCACGTGTAACCATTTTGCCCATTTCCATATCTTCTGTAATTGTAGAACCATGCACTTTGTTCTTTTGCAAACGTAAGAATGTACGCAATTCTTGGTTCATGTACCATACAGGACGGCAGCCAGTAAGAGATTGCATTTTTTCTTCTGCACGGATCATCAAGTTAATTAAGTTAGGACCTGCGGAAATATCTTCTTTAATAGATTTCATATCGATATTAGCGATACGTACTACATAGCGCCAATCACGAACACACAAACCGATGTTTTGTTCAAAGTGAGTGCGATATGCCTCGAATAAAGAACCATCAGGCTTAGTGATTGTTGTTATACCTTTATCTTCTTGTTGTAAACCTGCCTCTGTACCACGTGGATAGATACCATGTACAGTAAGTGGACCCCAACCCACAAGCCACATAGATGCAAGGTTAGCAGTACCGCCAGCATCGATAATGTTTTTAGCGCTATCAGCTTTCTTAGGGTCTAATGTGTTGAAACGTGCGGACAAACCAACGAATTTTTCAGGTGTGCTTTCATCACCATAGAAAATAGTACGTGCGATTTCTTGCCCCATAGCCTCAACAAATGCAGCATCTTCTGTAGCACGGAATGCCACAGGGTCATTAGACAATTTAACCAACTTAGCATCTACTTCGGAGTAAGCCTCCAACATACCGCATGTGTCGGTAATTTGTTTTGTAGTAGATTTGCTAGGTTGTACCCCACCATAAAGCATGCGCCATGTAGCCTCAGGTAAGCCAGTACGTACAGTTGTTTTGTTAGATGTGCCATCGTTACATTCAATCATTGTCATATCTTGAACGATTTCGTTAGATTGGTTTAATTGTTCAATGATTTGTGCGATTTTTCCGTTAGGATCCATACGCTTTTGCAAATCAATTAAAGTAGGGTTTTGTGTTCCGATTGTAGCCATAAATTATTTTCTCCTTTTATTTGAACATACTCGGATATAAGTTTCTTCTGATTGCATCTTCTGACTGTGTACTGCCAGTTGGTTGACCGCCACCAGCGTTATTATCTTCTGCAGCCATATCAGCAATCTTTTCAAATACACGGACAATCTCAATACGATTACCCAAACCATTTTCAGCTAGAATTTCACGAATATTAGGAATTGTCTTTTCAATCAACTCAATACCTGCCCCAGCTTTACCAACTGTTTCATCGTATTTATTACCTAATACCTCTTTTGTGTGCTCTGCGTAACCTTTATACTGTTCAATCAAAGCATCTTGTCTTTTTTCTTCATAAGCAGTTACAAGATCAGTAGCGTACTTATTACCAAACTTAGCCATCTCGACTGCTTGGTCTTGCGTAGCACCTACGCTATTGAGTAGCTTAGAAAAGTCAGCTGCGATTGTTTGGTCTACTTCGCCACTATCAAAGGCTTGTGTAAAGTCATACACAGTAGGTTCTGTAGGTGGTTCTTGGTTACCGCTTGTGTCAGCACTACCACCGCCTAAGATTGTGTCTTGGGTATTCGTGTTAGCATCCGTAGTAGGTGTACTACTATCTGCACTCGTTGTGTTATCATTCGTGCCTTGCGTTAAATCTTCTGCCATAGTCATTCACCTTTTTCCTCTAAATCTTTAAATAGTTTCTGTTGATTGATATATTCCAGTTGTGCTTGATGGTATTTGAGTACACCCTCAACACCATCACCGATAGCGCCAAGCATTTGCATATACTTTAGACCTACACTTCTTTTCCCCTCATTGAAAAAGGTTTCTGAATTGCCAGTAAACGAACGCTTTAGAATGTCCGTATTGTCTAAAAGCCTACAAAAAAACCACCTACCAAGTTCAGTACTTAGTACGTGGTTAAGTGCATCAATATCACGATCACGAATATATTCTTGTTTTGTTTTCATCTACACCCCCATACCCATTAACTGTTGCATTACTGGGTTTCCGTCATTGGCTGCATCTGTTGCTTGTTTAGCTGCTCCAGCCATTTGAGGTGCTAATTGTGCCATTTGTAAGGCTTGTGCTTGTTCCTCTTGCTCTTGTTGTGCTTGTTGTTGTTGTTCCATGATTTGTTGGTACTCATCATTAGAACGAATAACCCTAGCTGGTACACCAAGATTTACACCATAAATGTCAGCTGCCTCTTCAAAGTTAAACTTCTGAACGATGTTCGCATTGCCCTGTGCTAATGACATTATGAAAGCATAGTACTGTTCAATATTCACCAAAGATGACATTTTCTGCGCTTGTGCTAGTGGTGAAATGTATTCAATCTTTACATCCATTCCATTTAGCATTTCAGCAGTTTGTTCATCAATAGTCGGAAATATTCCAGCCCTATCTAGGATGCCATAAGTACGTTCAATGATTGGGTTAAGAAACTCACTTTGTAAGCGTTCAACTACAGGACCTAACTGTTGCATTTTTTCCTGTGTACGCTCCATAACCTCACGTGCGGTCATTTGTCCAGCATCTAGGTTATCTAGCATTAAGAATAGGTCAGCACTATAGGCACGTTTAATGCTTTCAGATACAAACTGTATCTTAGCTTGTACGTTTGCAACATCAATACCTACATTGAATATTGGTTCAACCTTACCGCCAGTATCAACTTCCGTTACACCGCCCGGAAATAGATTAACACTACCGATTACATCGGATGTAGCACTCATAGGTGGTTTAATACCTAATTCAATAGCGGTTACTAAGTCTTTTTCAAGTAGTTGTAACATCTGTGCATCTGATTGTGCGAACCATGCACACCCCTTACCATAACCACTTAGATCATGTGTGGTATGTCTAGCAATAGGAATAGACCATTCCTCAAAACCACTATGCCGTAGTACATCATCGGAGTTACTCCCCTCTATCCAATAAATGGATGAGTAAGGCATATTCTTATTACCTAGTTTTCCGTTGCGGTCTTTATTAGGTGTTACCAACCAACACACAACATGAGTTGTTGCATTACCTTTGCCATCGTCATATTCACGTTTGACTTGTTCGGTGCAAGCATCATACCCAAACTCTTCAACAAGCTGGTCTGCGGTCATGCGGTATTTTCTACCAAAGGTGTTTACTTCACCATTACTGCCACACTCTAATGCATATGTACCGATTGGATAAGATGTAAACCTTACACCAAACTTAGGGTCAGGCATGATTGACATAGGCGCTTGACCAAATGGTAACTCCATATAGGCTTGATGCACTACGTTGTAGAAATTAGACTTAGCAAATACTGCATAGAGTATTTCTTCACGTTCATCTAATACCTTACTAACATCACTATTAGCTGCTAGGTCAGTATTCTCTAATGTCAGCTTGAACCACTTTCTACTAGGCGGTGTCATGCCACTCATTACACCTGATGCAAATATTTGGCAACTTTCCCAAGCCACACCATTATTTATTTTGTCGGTGTAGACTTTCGATTGGTCTTGTTCATCGTCAAGCAGTCCAAGGAAAGGTAGTTGATAATCTCGAATATCTTTCCACTTAGCAACGTACTTTTGACGATTGTTGAACATAGCATTAAACTTTGCCTTAATTTTCGTGTAATCACGTTTCTTAGGCATCGCATTTGTCGGTTGTCTAGCAAGCGTTGATAGGATAGTTCCTTGCATCATTAACCCCCTAATGTGTTCTTAGTGCCAGTTGTTGCCGTGGAAAGAATTGTACTTTCATAACCACGTTTGCCTTTACGCTTTTTAGCATACCAATCTTCACCAGTCATTGTAGTTGCATCATCTGTTTGTACAGTTGGTGCAGGTGCTGGCATTGGTGTATCAGGCATCTTATTTTTCATGCACATTTACTAATCACCCCTTATCGTTTAAATGGATCATACTCTGTGTTAGCATGAACCCTACTCCCTACATTCACTTTTTTATTGACCCTGAACGCAAAGGTCAAGGCTAATGCATCGCCCTTGTTCGGAGATGGTAAGCCACGTTCTTTCATATCCTTTTTGCTTTCTAACTGTATTCGTCCATTCTTATCGATGATAGCCTCAGGACTTGTTATATCATCGTATAGACCTTGGTCGTTAGGTGGAATAGAACCGCCCTCTTTTAGCCATTCTTTCATTTCGCCCCACATATACGCTCTCATGTTGAGATACATATCATTAGGTGCTTTACCACCAAAGGCAACTAACCGCCATTTTCTACCCATTGACTTGCCAATACTGTAAATACCAGTTCCGTACCCTTGGTCGATGAATACCGCATCCGCTTTGTATTCATCTTCAAGTTGTGCGATGAGTTGTGCCATTCGCATATCATCATCGTTCTTTTCAATGGTTGCCAAACACTTCATAGAGTAGCCATTACGCATTACAATTTCTAATGTATCGCCACCAGTCCATGCAGGGTCAACACCAATAATCGTTGGTAAGTTATTAAACTGTCCAACTTTGTATACTCGTTTCTGTGCCTCGTCTGC
It encodes the following:
- a CDS encoding major capsid protein; this translates as MATIGTQNPTLIDLQKRMDPNGKIAQIIEQLNQSNEIVQDMTMIECNDGTSNKTTVRTGLPEATWRMLYGGVQPSKSTTKQITDTCGMLEAYSEVDAKLVKLSNDPVAFRATEDAAFVEAMGQEIARTIFYGDESTPEKFVGLSARFNTLDPKKADSAKNIIDAGGTANLASMWLVGWGPLTVHGIYPRGTEAGLQQEDKGITTITKPDGSLFEAYRTHFEQNIGLCVRDWRYVVRIANIDMKSIKEDISAGPNLINLMIRAEEKMQSLTGCRPVWYMNQELRTFLRLQKNKVHGSTITEDMEMGKMVTRANGIPVRKIDALLSTEARVTA
- a CDS encoding portal protein — its product is MMQGTILSTLARQPTNAMPKKRDYTKIKAKFNAMFNNRQKYVAKWKDIRDYQLPFLGLLDDEQDQSKVYTDKINNGVAWESCQIFASGVMSGMTPPSRKWFKLTLENTDLAANSDVSKVLDEREEILYAVFAKSNFYNVVHQAYMELPFGQAPMSIMPDPKFGVRFTSYPIGTYALECGSNGEVNTFGRKYRMTADQLVEEFGYDACTEQVKREYDDGKGNATTHVVCWLVTPNKDRNGKLGNKNMPYSSIYWIEGSNSDDVLRHSGFEEWSIPIARHTTHDLSGYGKGCAWFAQSDAQMLQLLEKDLVTAIELGIKPPMSATSDVIGSVNLFPGGVTEVDTGGKVEPIFNVGIDVANVQAKIQFVSESIKRAYSADLFLMLDNLDAGQMTAREVMERTQEKMQQLGPVVERLQSEFLNPIIERTYGILDRAGIFPTIDEQTAEMLNGMDVKIEYISPLAQAQKMSSLVNIEQYYAFIMSLAQGNANIVQKFNFEEAADIYGVNLGVPARVIRSNDEYQQIMEQQQQAQQEQEEQAQALQMAQLAPQMAGAAKQATDAANDGNPVMQQLMGMGV